A region of the Arachis hypogaea cultivar Tifrunner chromosome 15, arahy.Tifrunner.gnm2.J5K5, whole genome shotgun sequence genome:
CCACACGCCATAATTAaaggaaaaatataaaagagTCTATCCGAATATAAGGTATAAAAGGGAAAGGACCTAGTCCTGCCCCAAATTACGTTATCCTTTACCCTAATTAGCTCCCTCATCGTACAAACATTTACTTTAGCATAGGAGTATCTTTACAGATAACCCCGCCCACCGACCTACCGATAATCGTGATTACACCCTTTCTCGCCCAACTCGCATCCTGATCTAAATACCTTACATCCTCCAGTTGCTCTTGACTAACTACCCGACCGACATCTCATCCCGGCGGCCCCCCAATGACATGAAAGTCATCCTTGTGGAGTTGTGGTAGTATAATAGATTTTCTCCGACCTAATTAATTTCCTTCATTTTAAAGAcaaataagaatttaaaaaaaaaaaacaatgtgcagccaaaagaaaaaatgataaaaaaaaagttcGTTAACATCGCATCTAGCTAGAAATATTTGAAAACTGAAAAGAACAAACTGTTCTATGGGCTcgcttctcttctttttcacatacatcacacaCAATATATCAAGTTAGGCGCGCGATGTGACTAAAGATAGAGCAAAACAATTAAAGGTTACGTTCAATCGAAATGAAACTTTACAAATGTACATAACGTGTTATTGATAAAAATTGAGtgtgtttaattaataattattaattaattaatggccAATTGTTTGAGTAGAAATCCATGACTATACTATCAATACACACACACATTATTAGTCCATAGAACTAGACCCATCTTAACCCTTATAAATTCACGTTCTCTTCTCCTATCTAATTCACAACACACACACAAAATCAAACTTCATAGTCCCCATAACAAAACAATGAAGATAGCATTGCTCGCATTGTTCTTTCTCCTTGCCTTGAGCAACAAGCCACTGCTTGGTGCGGCTGGACCCGCACCCGAGCAAGTAGTTGACACATCTGGCAAGATCGTTCGAGCCGgttataattactatattatccctgcTTCCCCTAATGAGGGTGGCCTCTCCCTTGCCAGCACAAGTGAGAATGATTGCCCTCTTGACGTTATAGCCGTGGACGGATATCAAGGTTTGCCCTTGGTATTCCAACCGGTTAACGTCAAGAAAGGCGTTGTTCGTGTTGACACAGATCTCAACATCTATTTCTCGTATTATACAGATTGCGGATCCACCGTGTGGAAACTCAAGGACTATAACTATGCACTTGGACAACAATTTGTCACCATTAATGGTGTTTTAGGAAACCCTGGAGTTAACACCATTGGGAATTGGTTCAAGATTGAGAAGTACGAGGATGGTTATAAGCTAGTGTATTGTCCAAGTGTGTGCAATGGTTGTTACTACCAGTGTAGTGACTTAGGGATTTATGAAGATGAGTGGGGCAAGCGTCTAGCTTTCAGCAATGTGCCACTCAAGGTTCAGTTTCAGCGTGCATGAAGTTAGTTCCACCAATCTGTTATACTGTATTTCTAAATCTTAAGGAAAAACAAATATAAATGTGTAGTAAATCACAATAAAAATGCACTACTTGTGCTTTGTGTCCTTATAATAATGCATGGTTTCTCAAGTTGAGTTTCCTTGTAATCATATAAATTAAACTATGAAAGTGTTATTTTCCAAGTTTCCTTATTTACTATACCCTTTTGAAACTTTTAGTTAGTTTGAGTTCATCATCATCATGGTCGTTATTGTTTCCAAActagtttaatttatatatacttaGCTTCTTCCCTCCACAAATAATTGCCTTTTAAAAATTTACCacacattaaaaaatttaaatattatacaataattatatagataaaaagaaaatattttatttggatAATACAATATTTCTTAGTAAAATGTCAAGTAATTGTTTTGCGAGTTAAAAGAGATTCTTAAAGTAGGGTTAAAGTTGAGAATTTCCGTTGCAAaataattgtttaatttatatttaaaatttaatttggtcCAAAATAGGAATAGCAGGGTGAATAGTTGtccatttgaaaaaaaataaataaacaatatcaCTTTAACTTATTTTCTCCCACCAGTAGTAACGGTTTGAAATGATGCAAGAGGGAGACAAGGAGAGTAAGTAAGAGATCTAGAGCAAGTATAAAATACagtacactaattaataaattaaattttgtataCTCAATTAAATACATTTATCTAAAGTTGAGACGTTTAATTATTTCCTAAAATCTATATGCATGACAAAGACTGaagaattattttaatttagaccGGATAGAGTAGTTAATAACatattaaaactctaaaataacaaataatattattgGACAAATTTTAATAGTTCCAAGGTGAGGGTTCGAATTTTGCACAAATAGCCATAAGAGCTTAGATTTAGAGAGTACATGATATCTTTCCGAAGAAGAGAGGAGGCTGAGGTTGCAAGCACTAACACTATTGAGAAATTTTACACATTGTTTGTATGGGCGGAGTTTGAAGAGAAAGAAAGTGAGAGGgaaaaaaatggataaaaaagcgaattttttgttgtttagatgaaaagagaaaataaagtgaaaaaataaaaaaaaatagcgtaaagataaaataaaaataaagaaaaatatggtaaatattaataaattataatttatatataatatagataaaGATAtggtaattttatactattatgatttttttatttttattttcattcaaataaaaaaatttttttattttcttttcatccattttctcttctccaaacaacatataaataactccactttttttttttactttctctcctctcattttttttctcttattttcttttcttccattttctttcctatATCCAAACAAAACCTTAGAGTTCAACCCCTTACTTTTTTCCATAATTATCTTTTTATGCACCGGATACCACaaaatttaagatatttattttgatcataaaataatttaaaattatcttatttaatttaatatttataatttttttagttgtcTATTTTCtcatgttttgaatttgatggtttcagtggctaagagaaggggggttgaatcttagccccctttttaaagaattacacttgctgaactcagaggagacttttctgttttagctcgtctctggacacgagaatttttgtttttgctcgtcacttgccacgagactttttgtttttgctcgtcacttgacacgagatatttttagtttttgctcctgtgcagtagagaACAGAAATGAAGTAGGAGAGAAGAAAattgcacccagatatatcctggttcagctgctaagtgcagtgcagcctacatccagtctccatcacaaacatgatggaatttcactataatcaatctgattacaacttgtaaagtgctaacccaacttacaaggggattcccacagaatcatgaaacacaacatagatgaccaaaggaactctaagacatctatggctttttctttcaattttgcactctctgcctttttccgctctatggctttttcattacaaacctcactgtttgccttttaccatgagactcaagacatgacaaaattaaacagaaaaatacaaaacagaatacattgaaggagaagagaaaactgttagctcaggtagctctgagaactctgtgccttgcactctcaaattttctccttgcttcaaacagtggctgtccacccttattatagaagaggggagcctccacttattgaagccaaaaccgaaccaacttcttcctccttcaacaaaaccggttcggccacaaagagagagaagagataaccatgcattaaccaacatgcaattacctctagtcctttcttgatcatcactcttcatcaatccgggctctccatccttggcttgctctccaagatgaaattctggcccttgatgcttcatgatgatgatgacttcatctgctttaatctctgccttcaaccatcacttcgccactctagctactccctgtggtggttgagcagaatcaaagacaagccatgcttcaagaatctcccttgctggccgagatcttcttcttcctttttgagcatgcaaagctcaagataacctcaccaaatctgACCACTTTTGGTaagtatcttagccacagctcttttttattttagtatgttttcttgccatcattagcttgatggtcttgatgcatgcaactcCTTCTTTTCGGTGATAGTAGCTTGGTGTAGCTTCCATGGTTCTCTGGTTAAGGaccgaagaaagaagagaagcaaatagaaagaaagaagaaagagaaaagcaaaGCTATGAGAGTTATGAAAGATAAATTAATTAGGTGCATTTCTCCAAGCTTGTGAAGTAGCGTGTAAGCTACTATTGATTGCCATCAAATCACTTgactttttctctttcatatttccaAG
Encoded here:
- the LOC112747259 gene encoding miraculin; translated protein: MKIALLALFFLLALSNKPLLGAAGPAPEQVVDTSGKIVRAGYNYYIIPASPNEGGLSLASTSENDCPLDVIAVDGYQGLPLVFQPVNVKKGVVRVDTDLNIYFSYYTDCGSTVWKLKDYNYALGQQFVTINGVLGNPGVNTIGNWFKIEKYEDGYKLVYCPSVCNGCYYQCSDLGIYEDEWGKRLAFSNVPLKVQFQRA